From Paenibacillus sp. PK3_47, the proteins below share one genomic window:
- a CDS encoding effector binding domain-containing protein gives MKLFLVNSIRTNNFNDEQIMGKIQNMWEEAYGNLGYHQNSIFGIYYDYESDYKGDYSLSVGIEESYGEAFVEIPKNGKYEIFKVDTTDEKGVINTWSKIWEQEEAGLLERAYSYDFEKYSTNGEIEIYIAIK, from the coding sequence ATGAAATTATTTCTGGTCAACAGCATTAGAACAAATAATTTTAATGATGAACAAATCATGGGGAAAATCCAAAATATGTGGGAAGAAGCCTACGGTAATCTGGGATATCATCAGAATAGTATCTTTGGTATTTATTATGACTATGAGAGTGACTATAAAGGTGATTATTCATTAAGCGTTGGTATTGAAGAAAGTTATGGGGAAGCTTTTGTTGAAATACCCAAAAACGGGAAATACGAAATATTTAAAGTGGATACTACTGACGAAAAAGGTGTCATTAATACTTGGAGTAAGATATGGGAACAAGAGGAAGCGGGTTTACTGGAAAGGGCTTACTCATATGATTTTGAAAAATATTCAACTAACGGGGAGATTGAAATTTACATAGCAATAAAGTAA